The genomic stretch TCGTAGCGGCTGCCGGCGGCGAGGTCGGTCGCCCAGTTGCCCGGGTCCATGTAGCCGACGGCGACCATCAGCGCCGGGCCGGCGACGGCCAGCCAGCGCCGCCAGCCGGGGCCGCCGGCCGGCACGAAGACCGACCCGTGCGCCTCGCGCAGCGACAGCCCCTCGCCGTTCCCGTTCCGCTTCTCCATCGCGCTCACTGTACCGGGAAAACCGGCCGGCGCGGGCGCGGCGGCGCCGCGGGCGAACGCCCCCGGCCGCGCGATCGCGCTCGGGCCGACGCCTCGGCGCGGGCGCGGCGGCGCGCCGCGCGCCGCGGCCGCCTCAGGTCGGCCGGTGCTCCCGCCCGGCGAGCACGCGGTAGAGCGAGGCGAGGGGCAACTCCGCCGGCGCGCGGCCGTCGGCGAGGTTGCGCCGCGAGACCGCCC from bacterium encodes the following:
- a CDS encoding divalent metal cation transporter → MEKRNGNGEGLSLREAHGSVFVPAGGPGWRRWLAVAGPALMVAVGYMDPGNWATDLAAGSRY